CAGTTGAGATGACTCTATTTCTAGCTTTTCTGCCAGAGTCGGCAAGCGATTCGCTTGCCGACTGGGCATGCTATACGATTCGGTATTATTAAGTAAAATAATGGATAATCAACACTTGTATTTAGTTATATTTTTCATGAATAAAGACAACCCGATATAAAATTAATAGTCGGCTTGTCCTAAATAAAAAAAATACTAGATTTATTTCAGAGGGATCTGAATAACTCTAGTCACTTAATATCTTTATTCGATTCTCACGATAGATCGACAAAATGTTAAATACTGTTTTGTTTTTTTAATGAATGATCGAAAATTTTGTTAATACTTAACATTTTTAACCATCTTTTGAAGGGATTTTGATAAAATGTTAATTTTTGGTATTTGTTTATCAATTTGTCTAATTCTTGACTAATTTGTATTGTTTCCTGACTTGTATATCCTTTCAAATTAGCCGTTTCGATTAATTGTTGTCTTTTTAGAGAAATCTCTACAAATAATTTTTCTCTTAATATCCTTTCATCTGTTGACATCCACCTTTTACCTCCTCAAAACATGCGTTCAATATACGCACTATCGTATTATTACAGATTCTACTATTTTTGTAAATATAATCGCAAAATTAGACAAATTTTTTGCTATTTTTTTATTTTCTATTTGAAATAAACGTGCGAGCATTTCTCTTTACGAATACGAAAAAAATCGATAAAATAGCCAAATATAATATTATTTTCTCTTGGAGATGAAGAATATGAAACAGCTATACTATGCCCTATTATTACTAACTAGTATGTTGTGGGCAGGAAACTTTGTTTCTGGAAAATTTATGGTTGGCCATGCTTCACCATTTGTATTAACCGAATTGCGCTGGATTCTGGCTGTTTTGATATTAGCTTTCATCGTATATTATCAAGAACGCTCATTTAAAATACCGAAAGAAGCAATCCTTCCTCTCATGATGATGGGATTAACCGGTATTATTTTTTTTAATGTCTTTTTATATTTAGCTCTTGAAAATACAAGTGCGGATACAGTAGGTTTACTATCGACATTAAATCCGATCTCCATAGCCGTTATGAGCTTTATTTTTTTGAGAGAAAAATTGACATTTCGCCAAATGATCGCTATGTTCATTTCACTTGCTGGTGTATTCATTGTTTTAACAAATGGACAATTTGATGATATTTGGAGCCATACCGCATTTAATATTGGCGATATTTATATGCTGATAGCTGTTTTAGTATGGGGCGGATATTCTGTAGCTGGAAAAATAGCGATGAAATATGTATCTCCGTATATGTCCACTTTTTGGTCAGGGATATTTGGCTCTTTATTTTTACTGCCGTTTACGGCAAAAGAAATGATTTCGATCCAAGGGCCGCTATCCTTTTGGACCGCTGTAGCTTATACAGTGGTTGGTTCTACCGTTTTAGCGATGGTATTTTGGAACATCGGTGTTCACCATATAGGCGGTACGACATCAGGAATGTTTTTGAATTTTAATCCTCTTTTCACAGCGATTTTTGCTTATTTCTTATTAGGAGAAACATTAGGATTTAGCCAATTCATTGGTGCGATTATGATTATTTTAGGTGTTCTATCATTTACTCGAAAAGTTGAAACAAAGCCCATTCCTATTCATGAAAAGCTGAGATTATAAAGAACTTACCTATCAAGCCATTAGGCGAAAAAAATTGTACCTCGACTCTTTTTACGTAAATTTAACGACAACGTCAATTTGTTATCGAATCCATTCAAAAAGCGAAACCAAAGCGCTCGCCTTCGGTTTCGCATCTACTTAATGATTCCAGTCTTTCGAATATCCACTTTGATTTTCGGTTGAATTTTAATAGAAGGGTATGCTTTTTCCCAATCTAGTTGATCCCATATTTCCGTGTGATAAGCAATCAATTCTCTGCCAACCCCGAAGGCATCACAATTTGCATCAAGCAATGTATTCACTACTTTTTCCGCATTTTTTGTCAACTTTTCTGTTAATACTTGATTTATTTTTTCGATCAATTTATTCGATTCTAATTGATCTGATGGAAATTCGATAATTTCAGCCTCTAATTGAACATCGATCATGACCTTAATATCATTAGGATCCTTTGCTTTTACGGATAGTTTCCGATTCATATCCTTTACTTCTATCGTAATATAGACGCCTTCATGATGTTGATCTTGTAAATTTATTTTTTCCGTAAATATCATATTTTGATCGATTTTGTCAGCTAAAAGCATAAAAATTTGCGTCTCTTTACTTGATAACTTCCCGTTCATCTGTTTTTGATGGAATAACGCTAAACCTCCCAGTTCAATTTTCCCTTGTGCTAATTTAATAAATGGCAGAACAATACTTTTTCCAGGATCAAAGAGAGAGGAAAAAGTGAATAGCGCTGTTTGTTTCGGAATTAGTGAATCATCTTCAGCACTGATCATTAAATCTCGCAAATGATCACCAATATTCGTTTCCCCTACCTTTTTTACTTGAATAACATCAGATGCTTTTCCTTCCACTACAATAATTTTCGCCCCCAACGGGCTTTCAGGAGTACGAAAAAACGTATCTAATACTTGATAAACATCTTTTCTTGCGACGTCTTCACTAACTAAAATGGAATTGAGTTTCATCGGTAAAGGCTCGTCTGAAATCATTTGATCTAAGCTTAAAAAACCATCTTTCACTGTATATCCTTCACCCATGACAATTTCACTCATCTGCTCTTTTGCTTCCCCCATCTCTTTAAATAAATTGATCGCTGTTGTCACGAAATATTTTTGATCATCGATGATGTCAAAGCCGATGATTGACATAAATTTTGAATGTTTTAATGTTTTTTGATCCCAGCATCCGGTTAATAAGGTTAAGATGATAAATATTACTAATAGAATTCTACTTTCATTCATTTTGTAACTCCCCTAATTTTTTCCTTAAAAAAAGAGAGATGATGAGCAATAAAAATGGGATGCCTCCTATAAACAAGTAGCTAACCTTCCCGATGAATTCTCCAAAAGCTTCAATTGCGCTTGGCTTTTGCGGAATAAGGCTGATGACAAAGACTATGACTGCCACAAAAGGAACCATCCGTTGATGAGGTTTCTTAAAAAAATGGCTTAACCCCTTTGCCGCCAAATAACTGTATGTCGTTAAAGAGGTGGCAACAGAAACAACCCATACGGATAAAAACACGATATCGATTCTTTCAATGACTGAAAACTTAATCGCTTTTAGCATATATAGCACCGGCTGCGGGATGAGAGTCATCGCTTTTGGTGAAAAAGTCATGATCGCTAGCATGACGATAAATAAATAATAAAACGTAACAAATGCATTTGCGAGTGAAATCGATTTGATAATTTTTTTACTTTCAGATTTAACAAGTGAATACGTAACGAGGAGCACATCAAATCCTAACATCGCTATAATTCCTTGATTTGCACCTAATAAGATGTTTTTTAATCCCGCTTGACCGACTGGAAATAAATAGCGGAAATCAATATTTGTAAATGAAAAAATGACTAACCCTAATAAAATGATTAAAAAAATGGAAACAAAAGTATAAAATCTAGCTATAATCTTAAAGGATTGACTTGCAAAATATAAAATCGTGAATATGCCTAATAAATTCATAACCCATACTGGCGTAGTTGGATAAATCCAATTTTTTAAAATAGATGTATACAATATGATAATTAAACTACTAATGAGAAGATAATATCCGACAAACAGAATATTAAAGAAATTCCCTATCCATTTTCCGACAATTTTCGATGTAAATTCATACAAATTTAAATATGGGAATTGTTTACAAAGGAAGTACATAATGAAAATAAACAGCTGACTAGCTAATCCAGCAACTAATAATGAAATCCAGCTATCTGCCTTTGCATATTGATGGAGATCACGTGGCAAAGATAAAATCCCTATTCCTACTTGGGTTTGTACAACGAAAAAAAATAATTGTATATGTGTAATATAATCTTTATTTCTTTCCATTCCGTTTCCACTCCCTCGAAATATGCTGCTGCTTCATCGCTTGTGGATGAGGGTCAAGTGGACGATTATTCATTTTCCATGCAGGCATTCGCACAATCGTATCTTTTAAATCTTTCATCCTCAATGGAGCAAAAGGTGCGAAATACGGAGTCCCGAAGTTTTCCAGTTTACACAGATGCATCAGCAAAAACATTAAGATCATTTCAATTCCTAAATAACCAAATAAAGTAGCTCCTAGCATCATAGGAAAGCTAATGATTCTTAATGCGATGCTCATTTCATTTGATGGAACACTAAATGATGCAATGGCTGTTAAAGCAACGATAATAATCATCATTTTGGATACGAGACTAGCCTCAACAATAGCTGTTCCGATAACTAACCCTCCAACAACACCGATCGTTTGGGCAATCGGTGCCGGTAAACGAACAGATGCTTCCTTAAGCAATTCTAAAATGACAACCATAATTAAAGCTTCAAGCATTGGGGGGAAAGGGACGAACTCAAGTGAACTTTTTACTGTAAATAACAATTCAGTAGGAATGACTTCAAAATGAAAGGAAACCGTTGCGATATAAAGAGCAGGAAGTGTTACAGCTAAAATAAAACTAATTAATCGGAACAATCGATAAAGAGTTCCAACGTAAAAACGACTATTGTAATCATCCGGAGATTGAAAAAAAGTAAAAAAGGTTACCGGCATGATTAAGGCAGAGGCACTACCTTCCATAAATAAAGCGACACGACCTTCCATTAACATGGACGCCGCACGGTCAGGCCTTTCAGTACTTAAAATTTGTGGAAAAAGGGAAAAAGGGTTGTCCTCAATAAATTCTTCTATATAACCTAGAGTTTGAACAGAATCAACTGATATGGACGTGACCCGTTTTTCCACTTCTTCAACAAGCTTTGGATTTGTTAAGTTTTTAATCGACAAGATCGCAACTTTCGTATCTGATGCTTCTCCTAGTGATATATAACGAACAACTAAATTCGGATTTTCGATCCGCTTCCTTAAAAGGTGAAGGTTTTTTTGTATATCTTCTACAAAACCTTCATGGGAACCACGGATCACTTGCTCATTCGTCGGCTCCTGAATGTCACGCGTAATCGAAGATGGAATATGAAACAAATAAACGTTTTCATTATTTTCCATAAAAAAGGCACAATAGCCTCGAATGATTCCCATCTTCACTTCATTTAAATTGTTCGATTTTTCAATTGCTTCTACTGTGATGATTTCTTCTATGTTCCCGCTCTTCTTTTCTAAAATAGGCTGAATGATATTCGTCTTTAATCCTTTTTTATCTATCAATTCTGGAAAATAAAGAATCACACAACGTTTTTGGCTAAACATCAATTCTTTTTTTTGCAAATCTTCCGTATTCCATAAGGCATCTTCTATAAACTTTACATTTTGATATAAATTTTGCGTTGCCAACACTGGACGCTGATTCAAAATTTTATAAGAATGATTATTAATAAAACGCGGCTTTTCATCTTTCTTTAACTTTTTCACACACAGCCCTCCATTGATAGAAGAAGAAACCTTATGCTACAAGTGATGCTACAGTTTTAAAAAGGCTCTTTTCTAAAAGATTGTTGCTTTACAACCTTAGCTTTTCAACTGTCAAGGCAAGCGACACGCTTACTATGTCACACTTTAGTGTGACACATAAACCGAACAAATGGCGATTGTCGGACAAATGAATTGGCCGATTATGTTCATGTTTGAGAGATTAAGTATATTTCCAAACTCATGCTTTCATAATTTGCTCAATTTACAATAAAATATTCAAATTCTGGATGATTATATGTACCATTTAAAATGATGTAATATGGTATAACAGTTTCCAAAACAAAAATGTCATCTATGTTAAGTTGCAATAAAGAATTTCCGATTTTTTGTTTCTATTTGAAACTTTAACGTTTTCGTCTTTTATGGAGTAATCGTCTGAGTGTAGAACAAAATTTCAACTTATATAATTGAAAAATAGCGAAACTTGTTAGAAGAATGAAACGTAAATATATTAAAGAACTTTTTAGTAGGAGCGAGATGTATGAGATCCATTTTTTCCTTCCTTATAAGAAGCATTTTCTCTTTTCTAACGATGGTTATAAGCTGGTTTATCATCTTTTTTGCTTTTAACGCTTCCTTTTTCTTATCTGTAATGCTTTCTCTCATGATTGGTTTTTTCGTTTTTCTTATTTCTCAGCTCTTAACAAAACAAAAATTATTAAAAACAAATGGCCTTTCACGAAGAGAGTATGCGTATATTCATCGAAATTTAAAAGAAGCGAAGCAAAAGCAAATCCGGCTGCAACGAACATTGTTTAAAGCACGAACGATTGATTCATGGAAAATTTTATTTGATATCAATCGACTATCAAGGCGCATATACCAAATTGTAAAAAATGAGCCAAAACGATTTTATCAAGGTGAAAAATATTTTTACTATCACTTAGATTCTTGTGTCGAATTGTCGGAAAAATATGTGCAATTAGCTTCACAACCAATAAAAGATGCTGATATTCGCCATTCTCTAGAAGTAACAAAAAAAACGCTTCGTGAACTAAATAACCATTTGGAGAAGGATTTAATTGATGTACTTTCAAACGACCTGAACGATTTAAAATGGGAGCTAGATTTTGCGAAAAAACAAACAGATAAGAGTAATGTAGAGAGGTGATGAAGATGAAAGATAAGAATAATCAAGAACATGAGCGAGTATTAGACGAATTGTTAGCTCATCCGTTTCAGGAAGATCATTCGGTTTTAGTCGAACAAACTGTTCAAACAGCTGACCAGTCAAAGCGTCTAGTTGATATGCTCCCAAATGACCATCGCGAAAAAGCATATACTCTTGCCAAACAAATTGATCATTCCAACCGACAGGCTATCGTACAATTTGGAGCAAATGCCCAAGCAAAGCTCTCTAGCTTTTCTCAATCAATGCTTGATCATGTCCAAAAGAAAGATGTTGCTCCAATTGGTGATATTTTAAAGGACTTGATGAATAAATTAGAACAAGTAAACCCTGAAGAATTGACACAACAAAAAAAGAATCTAATCTCAAGACTGTTTGGAAAACTATCGAGGTCTATTCAAGAGCTTTTATCCAAATACCAAAAAATAAGCGCTCAAGTAGAACGGATTACCGTTCGTTTAGAGCAATCGAAAAAAACGCTACTTGATGATATTAAAATGCTTGATCAGCTTTATGACCGTAATAAAGAATACTTTGATGCATTAAATATTTATATCGCTGCAGGTGAGCTAAAGCTAGAGGAGCTTCATCAAACAATCATTCCTGAAATGAGAAAAAAAGCGGAAAAGTTGAATAACCAAATGATGATTCAAGAAGTCAACGACCTTATGCAATTTGCAGATCGCTTAGAAAAGCGTTTGCACGACTTAAAGCTCAGCCGACAAATCACGATACAAAGCGCACCGCAAATTCGAATGATTCAAAATATGAATCAAACGTTAGCAGAAAAAATTCAATCATCGATCTTAACGTCTATTCCTTTATGGAAAAATCAAATTGCTATTGCTCTTACCTTATATCGTCAAAGAGGTGCTCTTGAAGCACAAAAACAAGTCACGAATACGACCAATCAATTATTGCTGAAAAATGCAGAAATGTTAAAAGCGAATACGATTGAAACCGCAAAAGAAAATGAGCGCGGCATTGTTGATATTGAAACATTGAAAAAAACACAAGAACACCTTATCTCCACCATCCAAGAAACATTACGTATTCAAGATGAAGGCCGAATGAAAAGAATGCAGGCCGAACAGCAATTAATCGAGATGGAAAATGAGCTCAAGACAAGGTTATTAGAAATGAAAAAAGAATAGAATTTAGAAAGTGGGTGCCGATTAAGCACCCTCTATTGATTGATTACCCATATATTTCTTTTCATTTTATTTAAAATCCGCTGGATAGTGCTGTATATCAATTCCCCAAACGATCGGCATCCATAAGTATATGAGGAAAGCAATTACGATAATGGACACAACATTTAACCAAAATCCTGCCTTCGCCATATCACCGATTTTCAAATAATTGGACCCGAAAACGACAGCATTTGGTGGTGTTGCTACAGGAAGCATAAAAGCACAAGATGCGGCAATAGCAGAAGCGACCATTAAAGCATATGGATGAACACCAATTGCACTAGCTAATGATGCCATAATTGGTAAAATCATCGTTGCTGTCGCTGTATTTGATGTAATTTCCGTTAAAAAGATGACAATTGTTGTTACGACTACTAAAATCAAAATAAAGTGAATGCCTGATACTAACGTCATTTTTTCCCCGATCCATTGTGCTAATCCCGTTTCTTTAAAACCTGCCGCAATGGCAAGTCCTCCACCAAACAATAGTAAAATACCCCATGGCAGCTTTTTCACTGTCTCCCAATCTAAAAGAAAAGCACCTGGTTTATTTTTAGATGGAATAGCAAATAAAATGACAGCTCCTATTAAGGCAATGATTGTATCATTAATGCCTGGAATCCATTTGCTTAATATAAATGAGCGACTGATCCATGCAATGGATGTGAATAAAAATACTGTAAAGATGATTTTTTCTTCAAAAGATAATTTTCCTAATGATTTTAACTCACTTTGAATGACTTCTTTCCCACCTGGGAAATTTTTCAGCTTCATTTTAAACGCAATTTTCGTTAAATAATACCATGAGCCAATTAGTAATAACGCTGCAATTGGGACACCGAATAGCATCCATGTTGAAAAGGAAATCGTCACATCAAAAAGCTCTCCTGCTACGGCTGCAAAAAGGGCATTTGGTGGTGTTCCAATTAACGTACCTAATCCTCCAATGGAAGCTGAATACGCAATTCCAAGCATTAACGCTTTCGCAAATGTTTCGGCATCATTCGTTTTACTAGCTAGATTTTCTTTTGATACAGCCTCTTTTACTTTATACACAATCGCTGTTCCGATTGGCACCATCATCATAGCCGTTGCCGTATTCGATATCCACATCGAAAGAAAGGCTGTCGCCAACATAAATCCGAACACTAACCGTTCCATATTTGTACCAATCATAGATATGATCGATAAGGCGATCCGCTTGTGTAAATTCCATCTTTCCATCGTTAACGCTATTAAAAATCCGCCCATAAATAGAAAAATGACATCATTTCCATATGAAGATGTCGTCGTACCGACATCTAATGCGCCCGTTAATGGAAATAAAATGATTGGCAATAATGATGTTGCAGGAATTGGAATAGCTTCTGTAATCCACCAAATAGCTATCCAAGTTGTGCTTGCTAAAACGGCTAAAGCCTCTTTTGACATTCCTTCAGGATGAAAAAAATTTAAAATCAAAAAAAACAGTAACGGACCTAAAATAAGACCAACTTTTTGTCTACCGCTATACGAATTTAGTGGATTTGGTTGAAGTGGAGTAGAACCTTTCTTGTCCGTCTCCATTGTTGAGGTTGGCAAAAATTGCGCAAACATTTGCTTTAATTGGACATGATCATTCCATATTGTTTGGCTAAATTTTGTTAACATCGATTGCTTCATCTCCTATCCCCCTTGTTTTAATATTTAAATAATTTTCTAAAATATTTAATTTTTATAATATATAGTATATTGTCCTTATTTTTAATTAATTTGTCAACGCTTTCAGTAGTTTTAATAATTTAAAATTTTTGTATTATCCAACCGTAAATGAAATGGTTTCCGATTCATTGGCTTTCACAAAATTTTCATCCCCTTACAATTGATTCTTCTCACAACATTACCCCATTTGTGGCCAGTACATGAAAAAAACGAGGCTGTGTAGAGGGGTTAGCACCCTTTTTGGCAGCCTCTCAACATTTATCTCTTTAATAAATTGGCACCCAGCCTTCTGTCGTTACAAAAATTCGAATAGCGACAACCCGGCGGTCTTCTTGCAGTGTAAAGTAATGTCTCGTATTTTCTGGTACCGAAATTAAGTCGCCAGGCTCTAGTTCTACATCAAAAAATTGTCCATCCTTCCCTTGAATAGCAAATGTACCGTGTCCGCTTACGATAAAACGCACTTCATCATCTGTATGATGATGCTCTTTTTTAAAGTTTTCTAATAATTGATCTAAATTCGGAGTTGTTTCTGATAACGAAATGACATCATGTGCTCGATAGCCGCGTCGTTCAGAAATATTTTCGATTTCTTCTTTAAAAATATATAAAATTTCCTCTTTCTCTTTATCTGTTAATTGATAATTTTCAACTAAATACTCTGGTAGTTTGGAAATATCCCATTGTTCATAAATAACCCCTTGTTCGTCTAAAAAATGAATGACTTTCTCTTTTTCTTCAATTCGTTTATTAGACTTATGAATACGAATGGTTGCCATTTTAATTCCTCCTCTATTGATTTGTTATTGAGAAAAGTTTAAGCTTAACATGATAAGAAAATAAAAATTCGAAAGCTTCCAAATATTTTTTTGCTGCAAAAGGTGTTTGTCCCCAAACGGTAATCCCATGATTTCTAATGAGGACCGCTCCATAATCTTTTTTTACATAGTTCGAAAACTCGGCTGCCAATGTCGGGATATGGGCATGATTAGCAATAATCGGTACTGTTATTTCCGCATCTTCCTCCCATAGACCGAACGCTTTCATGATTTCTTGACCTTTAAAGGTAACTGACCCTTTTTCATAATAAAGCTCGGAAATTACATTGTTATCGACCGTATGAACATGTAAACTGCATTCAGCTTTCGTTTTTTTAAAAATTTCGACATGAAGAAGCGTTTCCGCTGAAGGCTTCCCTTTTTGTCCGGGTAATGGAAGACCATTTTGATCAACATGAATAAAATCTTCATCTGTTTGTTTTCGTTTATCTTTACCACTTGCTGTTACGAAAAAGGTTAACGGTTTGTCGCTAACCTTAATAGCTAGATTTCCGCTCGTCGCAGGAAACCAATCTCGTTCCGCTAGTTCTCTTTTAATTTCAGCAAGCTCTCCCCACTTTTTATCTCTATCATTCATACGCTCATCTCCCTTGTCTAGCTCGAAGCTTTAGCTCTCTTAATCAATTTCAGCTGAAAAAATTATCGTTTTCAAGAGCTAAACAGACGCTTTCATCATTTCGTTTAAATGTTGAAGGTAAGTAATAATGTCAGTAAACGTTTCAAAGCTTCGATGCGGAAGATTGAGATCTTGACATTTTTTTAATAATAAATCACGGGCAAACACAAAATCGGCTAGTTTGGCTGCTTCTAAATCTGTAATTGAATCCCCTATAACAATCACAAAGTTATCTTTAGATTGAATTTTACGGATAATAGAAGGCTTACAGCAGCCACAATCATTCGAACATTGATCATCACAAGAATGAGGCCATTGGATTTCGACAAAATCATGTGAAAAATCAGCCTCGTTGCAAAATATCCGATCTTCCGCAATAAGATGCTTCAGCAATGGTTTAACAAAAAAGTCAATACCACCGCTAACGATGAAAAGAGGAATGTTTTCTCTTTCGGTATACTCAACAAATTGTTTAAAGCCCTCACGTATTTCAGCTGTTGATAAAATATATTCTATCATCGCATATTTTTGATAGGATGGGATGAAAGAAAACATCTTGCCAACCCCTTTACGGATCGACATTTCTTCATCTAAAACAGCATCTTTTACACTCTCCCATTCGGGTGAAGCAAACTTTTTCATAATCGAAATAATATTATCTTTTTTCGTAATGGTTCCATCGAAGTCACAAATGATTAACGGTTTTTTCATGCTTTCACCTCAAGGTTCCCCCATAACTTTAGTGCTTGATTTAAGTTGGCATCTTCTTTCGCAGCTTCGACTAACGATCGACCAGATAAAACAGATTCGATCGCACATAAGAAAGCTTTGCCGCCGCCTTCTGCTCCATATGGGTGTCCATGAATTCCCCCACCTGCATTGATTACACAATCCTTTCCAAAATCAACAATTAATTGCGGAACAAGCCCAGGATGAATACCAGCTGATGGGACTGGGAATGTTTGTTTAAAATCATCTTCCTTTAAGCAGCTAAGAGCAATTTTTAAAGCCTCAGCTCGCGGAATGGCAACCGTTCCGTACGGTGATGGGAATAAGGAAAAATCGGCTCCAGCATAGCGAACGAGTTTTCCAAGCAATAGATGATAGGAAAATCCGTAAGATGGTGACGCTGCTAATGCCCCGCTAATGGCCGGATGAGCTAAAATAGGCACTTGAATTTCCGAATCTTCAGCTAGACTTTGCAAAACGTCTAATCCATAGGCGAAAACATTGAACAATAGAGCGGTTGCTCCATTTTCGATCGCCCGTTTGGCTCGATCTTTGATTTCCTCTGTTCTCCCAGAAAGATTGATCGCATATAATGCTTGTTTACCAGTTCGTTCATAAATTTCCTGCAAAACTTTGCGGCCAATTTTCACCCGCTTATCAATCGGAGTCAGTTCATTTTCAAACAAAATTTCATCATCTTTAACGAGATCGACTCCACCTAAAAGCTGATCTTTCAGTTGTTGTTCTAAATAATTTGAATCGCGACCGATGACCCCTTTAAAAATACTCATAAGAAGCGGACGGTCATAAACATTTAATTGTTCTCGGATGCCCTCAACACCATATTTCGGACCAGGCAATGTTTTTTTTAAATCATTAGGAAAATCAAGATCTATTAATTTAATCGCTCCATCCAATGAAAGCTTGCCAAAAACGGTTGTTAAAATCGCTGGAATGTCTGCACTGAAGTTAATGATTGGATAAGCAATTTTAACAATCCCCTTTTGACCGA
This genomic interval from Bacillus alveayuensis contains the following:
- a CDS encoding 5-bromo-4-chloroindolyl phosphate hydrolysis protein (product_source=COG4915; cog=COG4915; pfam=PF10112; transmembrane_helix_parts=Inside_1_6,TMhelix_7_29,Outside_30_32,TMhelix_33_55,Inside_56_209), which gives rise to MRSIFSFLIRSIFSFLTMVISWFIIFFAFNASFFLSVMLSLMIGFFVFLISQLLTKQKLLKTNGLSRREYAYIHRNLKEAKQKQIRLQRTLFKARTIDSWKILFDINRLSRRIYQIVKNEPKRFYQGEKYFYYHLDSCVELSEKYVQLASQPIKDADIRHSLEVTKKTLRELNNHLEKDLIDVLSNDLNDLKWELDFAKKQTDKSNVER
- a CDS encoding uncharacterized protein YaaN involved in tellurite resistance (product_source=COG3853; cath_funfam=1.10.3920.10; cog=COG3853; pfam=PF05816; superfamily=116846,47446,48201,69008) is translated as MKDKNNQEHERVLDELLAHPFQEDHSVLVEQTVQTADQSKRLVDMLPNDHREKAYTLAKQIDHSNRQAIVQFGANAQAKLSSFSQSMLDHVQKKDVAPIGDILKDLMNKLEQVNPEELTQQKKNLISRLFGKLSRSIQELLSKYQKISAQVERITVRLEQSKKTLLDDIKMLDQLYDRNKEYFDALNIYIAAGELKLEELHQTIIPEMRKKAEKLNNQMMIQEVNDLMQFADRLEKRLHDLKLSRQITIQSAPQIRMIQNMNQTLAEKIQSSILTSIPLWKNQIAIALTLYRQRGALEAQKQVTNTTNQLLLKNAEMLKANTIETAKENERGIVDIETLKKTQEHLISTIQETLRIQDEGRMKRMQAEQQLIEMENELKTRLLEMKKE
- a CDS encoding sodium-dependent dicarboxylate transporter 2/3/5 (product_source=KO:K14445; cog=COG0471; ko=KO:K14445; pfam=PF00939; tigrfam=TIGR00785; transmembrane_helix_parts=Inside_1_56,TMhelix_57_74,Outside_75_93,TMhelix_94_116,Inside_117_127,TMhelix_128_147,Outside_148_180,TMhelix_181_203,Inside_204_223,TMhelix_224_246,Outside_247_267,TMhelix_268_290,Inside_291_324,TMhelix_325_344,Outside_345_347,TMhelix_348_367,Inside_368_387,TMhelix_388_410,Outside_411_419,TMhelix_420_442,Inside_443_448,TMhelix_449_471,Outside_472_474,TMhelix_475_497,Inside_498_509,TMhelix_510_532,Outside_533_544); amino-acid sequence: MKQSMLTKFSQTIWNDHVQLKQMFAQFLPTSTMETDKKGSTPLQPNPLNSYSGRQKVGLILGPLLFFLILNFFHPEGMSKEALAVLASTTWIAIWWITEAIPIPATSLLPIILFPLTGALDVGTTTSSYGNDVIFLFMGGFLIALTMERWNLHKRIALSIISMIGTNMERLVFGFMLATAFLSMWISNTATAMMMVPIGTAIVYKVKEAVSKENLASKTNDAETFAKALMLGIAYSASIGGLGTLIGTPPNALFAAVAGELFDVTISFSTWMLFGVPIAALLLIGSWYYLTKIAFKMKLKNFPGGKEVIQSELKSLGKLSFEEKIIFTVFLFTSIAWISRSFILSKWIPGINDTIIALIGAVILFAIPSKNKPGAFLLDWETVKKLPWGILLLFGGGLAIAAGFKETGLAQWIGEKMTLVSGIHFILILVVVTTIVIFLTEITSNTATATMILPIMASLASAIGVHPYALMVASAIAASCAFMLPVATPPNAVVFGSNYLKIGDMAKAGFWLNVVSIIVIAFLIYLWMPIVWGIDIQHYPADFK
- a CDS encoding 1,2-dihydroxy-3-keto-5-methylthiopentene dioxygenase (product_source=KO:K08967; cath_funfam=2.60.120.10; cog=COG1791; ko=KO:K08967; pfam=PF03079; superfamily=51182) — its product is MATIRIHKSNKRIEEKEKVIHFLDEQGVIYEQWDISKLPEYLVENYQLTDKEKEEILYIFKEEIENISERRGYRAHDVISLSETTPNLDQLLENFKKEHHHTDDEVRFIVSGHGTFAIQGKDGQFFDVELEPGDLISVPENTRHYFTLQEDRRVVAIRIFVTTEGWVPIY
- a CDS encoding methylthioribulose-1-phosphate dehydratase (product_source=KO:K08964; cath_funfam=3.40.225.10; cog=COG0235; ko=KO:K08964; pfam=PF00596; smart=SM01007; superfamily=53639; tigrfam=TIGR03328), producing MNDRDKKWGELAEIKRELAERDWFPATSGNLAIKVSDKPLTFFVTASGKDKRKQTDEDFIHVDQNGLPLPGQKGKPSAETLLHVEIFKKTKAECSLHVHTVDNNVISELYYEKGSVTFKGQEIMKAFGLWEEDAEITVPIIANHAHIPTLAAEFSNYVKKDYGAVLIRNHGITVWGQTPFAAKKYLEAFEFLFSYHVKLKLFSITNQ